A single window of Nicotiana sylvestris chromosome 3, ASM39365v2, whole genome shotgun sequence DNA harbors:
- the LOC104231347 gene encoding uncharacterized protein, whose amino-acid sequence MEEKGVSNSCLKDEESELLLKLENAQKKVEELKSLRKEDAKANEKVVGIYAAQEQCWFNERKKLRQQIGAFMNELRVLEKQKDIIIADLNNKLEESNVMLQSKDKIIEEEGKRNYDFEEKMKKAEALAEELRNNANFDAQRHSNEISKHKTAFIELVSNQRQLEAEMGRALRQAEAAKQELNTALEQKEKSILMTQKLSMELVKMRKDLDQKDQILSAMLRKSKLDTAEKQMLLKEIKLSKAKKKQAELEMERWKSASESRYERHSLKSMLYKRMNPKLETGKSRSQKTDYLIDEQPECTKEPELFSHISDRFFTEETQEILTNDVEDLENWVRSEAEKYSIAVDQRHHMELDAFAEQLRLKDEKLEAFRWRLLSMELESKRLQSHIEVLDHDLVQLRQENMKLDGLLLNREVELQSLRQQLAEYFLDSQKSNANACPKDQGLANHTVWSNVAVIKTKQGEKEQETKNNPEEISQKVKNGRKVDTRTNNPQKDIILTLQNGASNMNASSREEHFSTEDAQNGVTSSTSEGDSDIKKKKSLWKMDLHALGVSYKIKRLNQQFIMLERLIGKQERPGNSENNDNERYGGFYALMSLLNKQVARYESLQTKIDDLCKRMHEKNLNVNCGSSVTRKTKEETKMLEQFLEETFQLQRYIVATGQKLMEVQTRIASGFVGAAEELDTPASFDVKRFADGIRTHFREVQRGLEVRISRIIGDLEGTLACDGINHFKR is encoded by the exons ATGGAAGAAAAGGGTGTCTCAAATTCCTGTCTCAAGGATGAAGAGTCTGAGTTATTACTTAAACTTGAGAATGCACAGAAAAAAGTTGAAGAACTGAAGAGCTTAAGAAAGGAAGATGCAAAAGCTAATGAGAAAGTTGTTGGTATATATGCTGCACAAGAACAGTGTTGGTTCAATGAGAGGAAGAAACTTAGGCAGCAAATTGGTGCTTTTATGAATGAATTGAGAGTTCTTGAAAAGCAAAAGGATATAATTATTGCTGATTTGAATAACAAGTTGGAGGAGAGCAATGTAATGTTGCAGTCAAAAGATAAAATCATAGAGGAAGAAGGGAAAAGGAATTATGATTttgaagaaaagatgaaaaaggCTGAAGCTTTAGCAGAAGAATTGAGAAACAATGCAAACTTTGATGCTCAGAGGCATTCTAATGAGATCTCTAAACACAAGACTGCATTCATTGAACTGGTGTCTAATCAACGGCAGCTTGAGGCGGAGATGGGGCGCGCCCTCAGACAAGCTGAAGCAGCGAAGCAAGAGCTTAATACCGCGCTGGAGCAAAAGGAGAAGTCGATCTTGATGACTCAAAAACTATCCATGGAGCTGGTTAAAATGCGCAAGGACTTGGACCAGAAAGATCAAATATTGTCAGCTATGCTTAGGAAATCCAAATTGGACACAGCAGAGAAACAAATGCTTTTAAAAGAGATCAAATTATCAAAAGCCAAGAAAAAACAAGCTGAACTAGAGATGGAGAGATGGAAATCAGCTTCTGAGTCTAGGTATGAGAGACATTCATTAAAAAGTATGCTCTACAAACGTATGAATCCAAAGTTGGAGACTGGAAAAAGCAGATCACAAAAGACGGATTATCTTATCGATGAGCAGCCTGAGTGTACAAAAGAGCCAGAACTATTTTCTCATATTTCTGATAGATTCTTTACTGAGGAGACTCAAGAAA TACTCACGAATGATGTTGAGGACTTAGAGAATTGGGTTCGATCAGAGGCTGAAAAATACAGTATTGCAGTTGATCAGAGGCATCATATGGAGCTTGATGCTTTTGCTGAACAATTGAGACTCAAAGATGAGAAGTTAGAAGCTTTCCGTTGGCGCCTGCTCAGTATGGAACTGGAATCAAAGAGGTTACAGTCGCATATTGAAGTGCTGGATCATGATCTAGTTCAGCTCCGGCAAGAAAATATGAAGTTAGATGGATTGCTATTGAATCGAGAAGTAGAATTACAATCCCTCAGGCAGCAACTAGCTGAGTATTTTCTTGATTCCCAAAAGTCCAATGCAAATGCTTGTCCAAAAGACCAGGGCTTAGCCAATCATACAGTTTGGTCCAATGTAGCAGTTATAAAGACAAAACAAGGAGAGAAAGAGCAAGAAACAAAGAACAATCCTGAGGAAATATCTCAAAAGGTAAAGAATGGAAGAAAAGTTGACACCAGAACAAATAACCCCCAAAAAGACATAATTTTGACTCTACAGAATGGAGCCTCAAATATGAATGCTAGTTCTAGGGAAGAACACTTCAGTACTGAGGATGCTCAGAATGGTGTAACATCATCAACTTCAGAAGGTGATAGTGATATTAAGAAGAAGAAATCTTTATGGAAAATGGATTTGCATGCTCTTGGAGTTTCATACAAAATCAAGAGGCTGAATCAGCAATTTATCATGCTCGAGAGGTTGATAGGAAAGCAAGAACGTCCTGGAAATAGTGAAAACAATGATAATGAACGATATGGAGGATTTTATGCATTGATGTCTTTATTGAATAAACAAGTTGCTCGTTACGAGTCCCTTCAGACGAAAATTGATGATCTATGCAAGCGGATG CATGAGAAGAACCTGAATGTAAATTGCGGAAGTTCAGTTACACGAAAAACGAAGGAAGAAACTAAGATGCTAGAGCAATTTCTTGAAGAAACATTTCAGCTGCAAAGATACATAGTAGCAACAGGACAGAAATTGATGGAAGTCCAAACAAGGATTGCTTCTGGATTTGTAGGAGCTGCAGAAGAGCTTGATACACCTGCAAGCTTCGATGTGAAGCGGTTTGCGGATGGTATTAGAACACATTTTAGGGAAGTACAGAGAGGACTTGAAGTTCGTATATCACGAATTATTGGTGATCTTGAAGGAACTTTAGCCTGTGATGGCATCAACCATTTCAAGAGATAG